A stretch of Hydractinia symbiolongicarpus strain clone_291-10 chromosome 9, HSymV2.1, whole genome shotgun sequence DNA encodes these proteins:
- the LOC130657756 gene encoding adenosine deaminase 2-like, producing the protein MNILLIVLLMSYEVSLYVMDRDYLRRRSELFQEDSQTQIGFHIKLSEKELKVNALFVDLKKKELDLAFSTGRSLQEANFVLAREKIKQSDVYRFIRKMPKGAVHHIHDMSMASYENVIKKWTYNDICFMCYNNILKILKFKISNTKPEDSPGDNCQWILVAEARMNYTSSEDFDAMLLSFLTFQKNDIRNQNDLWNKFETLFLTFSGLMTTNLKHYSNETESLKFLKKIILLYVNTEWERLGLETQPALLTYDVFREQTTDKFPDVQKDSNILSTKIPPNMTHVFQTLDLTVNKFAKDFMKRTFTAWFSRQIPLGLSSFSSQTTESEDDSDSEWDSDGDSDNYSAPESDDDGNAFDYTRHYILSSYRYEEIFKDYFYSGMQELVEDNVQFVEVRAMLPPLYFLNGTTTKGGRETLETYIKVANKFISEHSDHFFAAKYIYSVRRFLPKETMKQKVLDAIDMVERYPNHLIGFDLVGQEDTGRSLFYYIDELLIPKHLGKHLPYIFHAGETDWEGRSIDQNLFDAILLNTSRIGHGYAITKHPILRKYTKEKKVAIELCPISNQILGLVSDLRDHPAADLLSDNQPITVSPDDPAIWQASGVSFDLYQVFMAMTPAHAGLQVLKKLALNSISYSSVNESEKFLLMEMWKRRWEVFLDDIILEYRL; encoded by the exons ATGAATATTCTACTGATTGTCTTGTTAATGTCATACGAAGTCAGTTTATATGTGATGGATAGAGATTATTTAAGAAGACGATCAGAACTTTTTCAAGAAGACAGTCAAACACAGATCGGGTTTCACATCAAGTTATCCGAAAAAGAACTAAAAGTGAACGCGTTGTTTGTCGACTTAAAAAAGAAGGAACTTGATTTGGCGTTTTCAACTGGTAGAAGTTTACAAGAAGCTAATTTCGTACTTGCCCGTGAGAAAATTAAACAAAGTGATGTATACAGATTTATAAGGAAGATGCCAAaag GAGCAGTGCATCATATCCATGATATGTCAATGGCAAGTTATGAGAATGTGATCAAGAAGTGGACTTATAATGACATCTGTTTCATGTGTTacaataacattttaaaaattttaaaattcaaaatatccAACACAAAGCCTGAAGATAGCCCCGGCGATAATTGCCAGTGGATATTGGTTGCAGAGGCTCGTATGAATTACACAAGTTCAGAAGACTTTGACGCAAtgcttttatcatttttaacttttcaaaaaaatgatataagaAACCAAAACGATCTGTGGAATAAATTTGAAACTTTGTTTTTGACGTTTTCTGGTTTAATGAC CACTAATTTGAAGCATTATAGCAACGAGACGGAGTCTTTGAAGTTTCTTAAGAAGATCATTCTGCTGTACGTAAATACTGAATGGGAAAGGTTGGGGCTTGAAACACAACCAGCTTTGCTTACATATGACGTCTTTCGAGAACAAACAACTGATAAGTTTCCAGATGTGCAGAAAGATAGCAACATTTTGTCAACGAAGATACCACCGAACATGACACATGTGTTTCAAACACTGGATTTAACTGTGAACAAGTTCGCGAAAGACTTCATGAAGAGAACGTTTACTGCATGGTTTTCAAGACAAATACCTCTAGGACTATCGTCCTTCAGTTCTCAAACCACT GAAAGTGAAGATGACTCCGACTCAGAATGGGATTCTGACGGTGACTCTGATAATTACTCAGCACCAGAATCAGATGATGATGGAAATGCATTTGAT TATACCCGACATTATATACTATCATCTTATAGATATGAAGAAATATTCAAAGATTATTTTTACAGTGGAATGCAAGAACTGGTAGAAGATAACGTACAGTTTGTAGAAGTTCGTGCAATGTTACCACCACTCTACTTTTTAAATGGTACAACCACTAAAGGCGGTAGAGAAACGTTGGAAACATACATTAAAGTTGCAAACAAATTTATATCTGAACATTCAGATCATTTCTTCGCAGCTAAATATATTTACTCTGTGCGTCGCTTTCTACCAAAAgaaacaatgaaacaaaaagttttggatGCGATTGATATGGTTGAGCGATATCCAAATCACTTGATAGGATTTGATCTAGTAGGACAAGAGGACACTGGAAGAtcattgttttattatattgaTGAACTTCTCATACCAAAACATCTTGGAAAACATCTGCCATATATCTTCCATGCTG GTGAAACAGATTGGGAAGGAAGATCTATAGATCAAAATCTCTTCGACGCCATTTTATTAAACACATCTCGTATTGGACATGGATACGCTATCACGAAACATCCAATATTACGAAAATAtacgaaagaaaaaaaggttgcAATTGAACTTTGTCCGATTTCTAATCAA aTACTTGGTCTAGTTTCTGATTTACGAGATCATCCAGCTGCTGATCTTCTTAGTGATAACCAGCCAATCACAGTTAGTCCCGATGATCCAGCAATCTGGCAAGCTTCTGGAGTCTCGTTTGATTTATATCAAGTGTTTATGGCTATGACACCTGCACATGCTGGTCTACAAGTTTTAAAGAAGTTGGCTTTAAATTCTATCAg CTATAGCAGTGTTAATGAATCGGAGAAGTTTTTGTTAATGGAAATGTGGAAGCGAAGATGGGAAGTCTTTCTCGACGATATTATACTGGAGTACCGACTATGA
- the LOC130657531 gene encoding uncharacterized protein LOC130657531 yields MAEKLGKKTVWVKDWLHHRNERGAYNTILNELKLTDFESYRSYLRMNTDTFQKLIDIVGPKIQKQRTMMRDPISPEEKLAVTLRFLATGDSYESLMYQFRIHKTTISQFIPTVCQEIYLSFKDQYLHLPNTKEEWMAQEEKIRTRWQFPNCIGAADGKHISILHPKDSGSEFYNYKGFFSIVLLAIVDHDYKFCFVDVCCQGRISDGGVYRNSYFYKALENGDLNLPDCKPLPQSPDPNWAHDQNNEPISYVFVGDDAFPLTNNCMKPFAQRKLTPRNRIFNYRLSRFRRISENAFGIWVNRFRVFSTKLMLSPEKQLSLCLPHSFCTICYEICRKRVSYTPQGFIDFECENGEVELGRWREGSYTESIIQKLPVNRSNRATNSAEYIREVFADHFYGPGQWNQL; encoded by the exons ATGGCAGAAAAGTTAGGAAAAAAAACTGTATGGGTGAAAGATTGGCTCCATCACAGAAATGAAAGAGGAGCTTATAATACAATTCTGAACGAATTAAAATTAACGGATTTTGAGAGCTACCGAAGCTATTTAAGAATGAACACGGATACTTTTCAG AAACTCATCGACATCGTTGGACCCAAGATTCAAAAACAACGAACAATGATGCGAGATCCAATTTCACCTGAAGAGAAGTTAGCTGTCACTTTGCGATTCCTTGCAACTGGTGACAGTTACGAAAGTTTGATGTATCAATTTCGAATTCATAAAACAACTATCTCTCAGTTCATACCAACTGTTTGCCAAGAAATTTATTTGTCTTTCAAGGATCAATACTTACATCTACCTAACACCAAAGAGGAATGGATGGCGCAAGAGGAAAAGATTCGAACGCGTTGGCAATTTCCAAATTGCATTGGTGCTGCTGATGGGAAACACATATCTATTCTACATCCTAAGGATTCTGGGTCAGAATTCTATAATTATAAAGGATTCTTTTCAATTGTACTTCTCGCTATAGTCGATCATGATTATAAGTTTTGCTTCGTGGATGTTTGCTGCCAGGGAAGAATAAGCGACGGCGGTGTTTATAGAAACAGCTATTTTTACAAAGCTTTAGAAAATGGTGACTTAAATCTTCCCGATTGTAAGCCCCTGCCACAGTCTCCTGATCCAAACTGGGCTCATGATCAGAACAACGAGCCTATTTCTTACGTCTTTGTTGGAGATGATGCGTTTCCATTAACCAACAACTGCATGAAACCTTTCGCACAAAGGAAACTTACACCGAGAAATAGAATATTCAATTACCGTTTGTCACGATTTCGCCGCATTAGTGAAAACGCGTTTGGAATATGGGTGAACCGTTTCAGAGTATTCTCCACCAAGCTCATGCTAAGTCCTGAAAAGCAACTATCATTATGCTTGCCTCACTCGTTTTGCACAATATGTTACGAGATTTGTCGAAAGAGAGTTAGCTATACACCTCAAGGGTTCATCGATTTTGAATGCGAAAACGGAGAAGTTGAACTTGGGCGCTGGAGAGAAGGAAGCTACACCGAATCCATTATTCAGAAATTGCCAGTGAACAGAAGTAATAGAGCGACCAACTCAGCTGAGTATATCAGAGAAGTGTTCGCAGACCACTTTTATGGACCAGGACAATGGAATCAGCTATAA
- the LOC130657530 gene encoding adenosine deaminase 2-like isoform X1, translating into MKTRLFLINFVNIKKYSWFLLIMDIILTFLFLSMSYEVSSYVMDRDYLRRRSELFQEDSQTQIGFNIKLSEKELKVNALLVALKKKELDLAFSTGRSLQEANFVLAREKIKQSDVYRFIRKMPKGAVHHIHGMSMSSYAAMIKKWTYNDICFVCYNQTLDILKFKISNIKPNDIPNDTCQWMLAAEARTNYTSSKEFDAMLLSFLTFQKNDILKLKNQDDLWKKFQNVFSTISGLVTYEEIFKDYFFSGLQELVEDNVQFVEVRALLPPLYFLNGTTTKGGEETLETYIKVANEFISEHSDHFFAAKYIYSVRRFLPKETIKQNVLDAIDMVERYPNHLIGFDLVGQEDTGRSLFYYIDELLIPKHLGKHLPYIFHAGETDWEGRSIDQNLFDAILLNTSRIGHGYAITKHPILRKYTKEKKVAIELCPISNQILGLVSDLRDHPAADLLSDNQPITVSPDDPAIWQASGVSFDLYQVFMAMTPAHAGLQVLKKLALNSISYSSVNESEKYLLMEMWKRRWEVFLDDIILEYRL; encoded by the exons ATGAAAACGAGGCTTTTCTtaataaactttgtaaacattaaaaaatacagctg gTTTTTGTTAATAATGGATATCATTCTGACTTTCCTCTTCTTGTCGATGTCATACGAAGTCAGTTCATATGTGATGGATAGAGATTATTTAAGGAGACGATCAGAACTTTTTCAAGAAGACAGTCAAACACAGATCGGGTTTAACATCAAGTTATCCGAAAAAGAACTAAAAGTGAACGCGTTGCTTGTCGCTTTAAAAAAGAAGGAACTTGATTTGGCGTTTTCAACTGGTAGAAGTTTACAAGAAGCTAATTTCGTACTTGCCCGTGAGAAAATTAAACAAAGTGATGTATACAGATTTATAAGGAAAATGCCAAAAG GTGCAGTCCATCATATCCATGGAATGTCAATGTCAAGTTATGCAGCTATGATCAAAAAGTGGACTTACAACGACATCTGTTTCGTGTGTTACAATCAGACCTTGGACAtcttaaaattcaaaatatccAACATTAAACCTAATGATATACCTAATGATACCTGCCAGTGGATGCTGGCTGCAGAGGCTCGTACTAATTACACCAGTTCGAAAGAGTTTGATGCAAtgcttttatcatttttaacttttcaaaaaaatgatattttaaaattaaaaaaccaagATGATCTGtggaaaaaatttcaaaatgttttctcgACAATTTCAGGTTTAGTGAC ATATGAAGAAATATtcaaagattattttttcagtGGATTGCAAGAACTGGTAGAAGATAATGTACAGTTTGTAGAAGTTCGTGCATTGTTACCACCACTCTACTTTTTAAATGGTACAACCACTAAAGGCGGTGAAGAAACCTTAGAAACATACATTAAGGTTGCAAACGAATTTATATCTGAACATTCAGATCATTTCTTTGCAGCTAAATATATTTACTCTGTGCGTCGCTTTCTACCAAAAgaaacaatcaaacaaaatgttttggaTGCGATTGATATGGTTGAGCGATATCCGAATCACTTGATAGGATTTGATCTAGTAGGACAAGAGGACACTGGAAGAtcattgttttattatattgaTGAACTTCTCATACCAAAACATCTTGGAAAACATCTGCCATACATCTTCCATGCTG GTGAAACAGATTGGGAAGGAAGATCTATTGACCAAAATCTCTTCGATGCCATTTTATTAAACACATCTCGTATTGGACATGGATACGCTATCACGAAACATCCAATATTACGAAAATAtacgaaagaaaaaaaggttgcAATTGAACTTTGTCCGATTTCTAATCAA aTACTTGGTCTAGTTTCTGATTTACGAGATCATCCAGCTGCTGATCTTCTTAGTGATAACCAGCCAATCACAGTTAGTCCCGATGATCCAGCCATCTGGCAAGCTTCTGGAGTCTCGTTTGATTTATATCAAGTGTTTATGGCTATGACACCTGCACATGCTGGTCTACAAGTTTTAAAGAAGTTGGCTTTGAATTCTATCAg CTATAGCAGTGTTAATGAATCGGAGAAGTATTTGTTAATGGAAATGTGGAAGCGAAGATGGGAAGTCTTTCTCGACGATATTATACTGGAGTACCGACTATGA
- the LOC130657528 gene encoding uncharacterized protein LOC130657528, whose product MMYVKSIFTIALIILTSGTALGKKWYANNTGTGNICSHTHPCNIHNATMKAKSNDKIIIINNKTPLVINKTIVVNTTNIVLNCNNSMIESHENISIFTFHVPVGIHLKNCIFKNFFTLLQFNNNSEVNNQLRVCNCLFINFAYAINITEGSWNINIANSAFEGHVFIIVNFQLPTNLSQPFINNNQSCTNHRQILYHTQIINYTQIINHTLPFALVLKTDKVCDVTIQNCRFEGLSSALHWNSSCKHKSSLTVTNCNFTGNKLSLNETVFISGNVYVQISGTEFKNNIGEKGGALRIEKNSENVTIDKCWFRYNSAAVMGGACYFDSDVTIKDSHFIYNVVDTSLETDIAQTSSNDGGAVYNIGNLTLLNSDFINNTAPAFGGAVYHSATKDNTLLKIVNSSITGPSADLNLSYVGGLMYANALIDVNGLELVAKTAMNYGSLFYYYNVVHKSDELRSKTHLNLNMTCPINYRLQNRTVKNGKHSDSLIYFCSVCEIGTYNLSNSFNSFTDNESHKNSKNITCGNCPIGGVCNHGIKSRDNFWGSVTGSQTVNFISCPSGYCCTNGTCTSYNTCAPNRTGYLCGNCSKNHTESIYSSDCLKNDDCKPYVYWIICFLTAFCYVFVLLYFKEIVHFFNYLLKDSLNIPTKHLLFKIFRAEEKEENVVLLQNCTSGDQATPAVKANSTSTTGFLKVIIFFYQVELLLNINASSKNDYNLFKKFSVVEKIIAYVGSFKSFSPMCPYEGMNAVGKEFIKMLFIGIIFLIIGCGFALLSLRKYLMKGKNRQDYGDDCHAPLLPLNKLSFKLRLKCGFLQMILLCFLPAVTIMFQLLHCVHIFKQISNYTDIKKINNYTDIEKSNNYTDFKKISTIKKTLSLYICAHYDCFTGQTWWQLVIIILLVIWVFPFCFTLYWNIRYLEESKIGPNEFLQRILFPLRTVFYQIKSNRAKHVPKLSEEEVEEAKHLLHTFIAPYRAEKSYWEVVVIMRRMVLSIVYVYGINPVERLYLIILILSIILLDHLRTKPYKGKVLNWLETISLVILICFAAINIFWAESYLLAARKENFLGPLFIYMEVIILSLPAILFGLFLTFIIVTKLFFACSRCCRKFKTT is encoded by the exons ATGATGTATGTGAAGAGCATTTTCACCATAGCATTAATTATACTAACATCAG GTACAGCGCTAGGTAAAAAATGGTATGCGAACAACACTGGCACTGGAAACATCTGCAGCCATACGCACCCATGCAACATTCATAACGCAACCATGAAAGCCAAGTCCAATGACAAAATAATCATAATCAATAATAAAACTCCCTTGGTGATTAACAAAACAATCGTAGTCAATACTACAAATATCGTGTTGAATTGTAATAATAGTATGATAGAAAGTCACGAaaacatttcaatttttactttcCATGTACCAGTTGGCATTCATTTAAAGaattgcatttttaaaaattttttcacccTCCTACAATTTAATAATAACAGTGAAGTAAACAATCAACTAAGAGTGTGTAattgtttgtttataaacttcGCATATGCAATTAATATTACAGAAGGTTCATGGAATATAAATATAGCCAACAGTGCTTTTGAAGGTCACGTTTTTATTATTGTAAATTTTCAATTACCCACCAACTTGTCCCAACCATTTATCAATAATAATCAGTCATGTACCAATCATAGGCAAATACTTTATCATACCCAAATAATTAATTATACCCAAATAATTAATCATACCCTGCCTTTTGCATTAGTGTTAAAGACCGATAAGGTATGCGATGTAACAATTCAAAATTGTAGATTTGAAGGCTTATCAAGTGCTCTGCACTGGAACAGTTCCTGTAAACACAAAAGTTCTCTGACTGTCACCAATTGTAATTTTACAGGTAATAAGCTTTCATTGAATGAAACCGTGTTCATTtcaggaaatgtttatgtacaAATATCAGGTACCgagtttaaaaataacattggGGAAAAAGGCGGTGCATTAAGGATAGAGAAGAACTCAGAAAATGTAACTATCGACAAATGTTGGTTTCGTTATAACTCAGCAGCAGTTATGGGTGGAGCTTGTTACTTTGATTCCGATGTCACAATAAAAGATAGTCATTTTATATACAATGTTGTTGACACGTCTTTGGAGACAGACATTGCACAGACGTCATCAAACGATGGTGGTGCTGTCTACAACATTGGCAACCTTACACTTCTGAATTCTGATTTTATCAACAACACTGCTCCTGCTTTTGGAGGAGCCGTCTACCACTCTGCAACAAAAGACAATACATTATTAAAGATAGTAAATAGTAGCATAACTGGACCTTCTGCTGATCTAAATTTATCTTATGTTGGAGGTTTGATGTATGCAAATGCTTTAATTGATGTGAACGGTCTTGAACTGGTTGCTAAAACAGCTATGAATTATGGATCATTGTTTTATTACTATAATGTTGTGCATAAAAGTGATGAACTTCGCAGTAAAAcgcatttaaatttaaatatgacATGCCCAATTAATTACAGATTACAGAATCGAACAGTAAAAAACGGCAAGCATTCTGATTcgcttatatatttttgttctgtttgtGAAATAGGAACGTACAATCTTTCCAATTCCTTTAATTCTTTTACGGATAATGAATCTCATAAAAACAGCAAGAATATTACATGTGGAAACTGTCCAATAGGAGGGGTGTGTAATCATGGCATAAAAAGCCGTGATAATTTTTGGGGGAGTGTAACTGGAAGCCAAAccgtaaattttatttcttgtcctTCAGGCTATTGTTGTACGAACGGCACTTGCACATCATACAACACTTGTGCACCCAACAGAACTGGTTACCTTTGTGGTAATTGTAGTAAAAACCACACAGAAAGCATATATTCTTCAGATTGCTTAAAAAATGATGACTGCAAGCCTTACGTCTATTGGATTATATGCTTCCTTACCGCATTTTGTtacgtttttgttttgttgtatttcaaagaaattgttcatttttttaattacttacTGAAAGATTCCTTAAATATTCCCACGAaacatcttttgtttaaaatatttcgtGCGGAAGAGAAGGAGGAAAATGTTGTGTTGTTACAAAATTGTACAAGTGGGGATCAAGCAACGCCTGCTGTCAAAGCTAACAGTACGTCGACTACTGGATTTTTAAAAGtaatcattttcttttatcaagTGGAACTTCTATTAAATATCAATGCATCTTCAAAAAATGAttacaatttatttaaaaaatttagtgttGTGGAGAAGATTATAGCATATGTGGGTTCCTTCAAATCATTTTCGCCTATGTGTCCTTACGAAGGAATGAACGCTGTTGGGAAAGAATTCATCAAAATGTTGTTTATCGGAATTATTTTTCTGATCATTGGTTGTGGCTTTGCTCTCCTTTCACTGCGAAAGTATTTAATGAAAGGAAAGAACCGTCAAGATTATGGTGATGATTGCCATGCTCCGCTTTTGCCTTTAAATAAGCTATCATTCAAACTGCGATTAAAGTGTGGATTTCTACAAATGATCTTACTTTGTTTTCTTCCAGCTGTCACAATTATGTTCCAACTGCTTCATTGTGtccatatttttaaacaaatcagcAACTACACAGATATTAAGAAAATCAACAACTACACAGATATTGAGAAAAGCAACAACTATACAGATTTTAAGAAGATCAGCACCATTAAAAAAACACTATCGCTTTACATTTGTGCACATTATGATTGCTTCACAGGACAGACATGGTGGCAGCTAGTGATTATTATTTTGTTAGTCATATGGGTTTTCCCATTTTGTTTCACATTGTATTGGAATATCAGATATTTGGAGGAGAGTAAAATTGGACCCAATGAGTTTCTGCAACGTATTTTATTTCCATTACGGACCGTGTTTTACCAAATAAAATCTAACAGAGCAAAACATGTGCCCAAACTTTCTGAAGAGGAGGTAGAGGAAGCGAAACATTTGCTGCATACATTTATCGCTCCTTATCGTGCCGAGAAAAGTTATTGGGAAGTTGTTGTTATTATGAGAAGGATGGTGCTATCAATTGTATATGTTTATGGTATAAACCCAGTTGAGAGATTATATCTCATTATATTGATCCTAAGTATTATTTTGCTTGATCATTTGAGAACTAAACCATACAAAGGAAAAGTTTTGAATTGGTTGGAAACTATATCACTGGTTATATTGATATGTTTTGCAGctataaatatattttgggCAGAAAGTTACCTTTTGGCAGCAAGAAAGGAAAACTTTCTGGGTCCTCTTTTTATATACATGGAAGTCATTATTTTGTCGCTACCAGCCATCTTGTTTggtttgtttttaacatttataattgtaacaaaattattttttgcatgtTCACGTTGTtgtagaaaatttaaaacaacctAA
- the LOC130657534 gene encoding uncharacterized protein LOC130657534, whose product MYKKLFGTLFRSSIPDNDNSQDTQKRSEPAEEIAQPETAVVAKKRGRPSKKSSEKRDWDDDEIFVLIETWSNHDNLYNTRNSQYFNRDTRQKSLEKIQKELADQGIFASVKDIADKLTNLKTYYGGQKRSVESSKASGAGADDVYESNWKFFQVLHFLNDSFTPRKTFSNADENSTYEVLNPPSAKSAKKIRDSSMETAQKVMHSAAAALEKLNEKRSNGGAERKEKTEDEVFCELLCKI is encoded by the coding sequence ATGTACAAAAAGCTTTTTGGAACTTTGTTTAGATCCTCAATTCCTGACAATGACAATTCGCAGGACACGCAAAAACGGAGTGAACCAGCTGAGGAGATTGCACAACCTGAAACAGCTGTGGTTGCAAAAAAACGTGGCAGACCTTCAAAAAAGTCATCCGAAAAAAGAGATTGGGATGATGACGAAATCTTTGTTCTTATTGAAACTTGGTCGAATCACGATAATCTCTACAACACCAGAAACAGCCAATATTTTAATCGTGATACACGACAAAAATCTCTTGAAAAAATTCAGAAAGAATTAGCAGACCAAGGTATTTTTGCTTCAGTGAAAGATATTGCAGATAAACTCACGAATCTAAAGACATACTATGGTGGTCAAAAAAGATCTGTCGAATCTTCAAAGGCCAGTGGCGCTGGAGCTGATGATGTTTACGAGAGTAATTGGAAGTTCTTTCAAGTTTTGCACTTTTTAAATGATTCGTTTACTCCAAGAAAAACTTTCAGCAATGCCGATGAAAATTCAACGTACGAGGTCTTGAATCCACCCTCAGCAAAAAGCGCAAAGAAGATTCGCGATTCGAGCATGGAGACAGCGCAAAAAGTTATGCATTCTGCGGCTGCAGCTTTGGAAAAGTTAAATGAGAAAAGGTCAAACGGAGGAGctgaaaggaaagaaaaaacggAAGATGAAGTTTTTTGTGAATTGCTGTGCAAAATATAA
- the LOC130657530 gene encoding adenosine deaminase 2-like isoform X2 has product MDIILTFLFLSMSYEVSSYVMDRDYLRRRSELFQEDSQTQIGFNIKLSEKELKVNALLVALKKKELDLAFSTGRSLQEANFVLAREKIKQSDVYRFIRKMPKGAVHHIHGMSMSSYAAMIKKWTYNDICFVCYNQTLDILKFKISNIKPNDIPNDTCQWMLAAEARTNYTSSKEFDAMLLSFLTFQKNDILKLKNQDDLWKKFQNVFSTISGLVTYEEIFKDYFFSGLQELVEDNVQFVEVRALLPPLYFLNGTTTKGGEETLETYIKVANEFISEHSDHFFAAKYIYSVRRFLPKETIKQNVLDAIDMVERYPNHLIGFDLVGQEDTGRSLFYYIDELLIPKHLGKHLPYIFHAGETDWEGRSIDQNLFDAILLNTSRIGHGYAITKHPILRKYTKEKKVAIELCPISNQILGLVSDLRDHPAADLLSDNQPITVSPDDPAIWQASGVSFDLYQVFMAMTPAHAGLQVLKKLALNSISYSSVNESEKYLLMEMWKRRWEVFLDDIILEYRL; this is encoded by the exons ATGGATATCATTCTGACTTTCCTCTTCTTGTCGATGTCATACGAAGTCAGTTCATATGTGATGGATAGAGATTATTTAAGGAGACGATCAGAACTTTTTCAAGAAGACAGTCAAACACAGATCGGGTTTAACATCAAGTTATCCGAAAAAGAACTAAAAGTGAACGCGTTGCTTGTCGCTTTAAAAAAGAAGGAACTTGATTTGGCGTTTTCAACTGGTAGAAGTTTACAAGAAGCTAATTTCGTACTTGCCCGTGAGAAAATTAAACAAAGTGATGTATACAGATTTATAAGGAAAATGCCAAAAG GTGCAGTCCATCATATCCATGGAATGTCAATGTCAAGTTATGCAGCTATGATCAAAAAGTGGACTTACAACGACATCTGTTTCGTGTGTTACAATCAGACCTTGGACAtcttaaaattcaaaatatccAACATTAAACCTAATGATATACCTAATGATACCTGCCAGTGGATGCTGGCTGCAGAGGCTCGTACTAATTACACCAGTTCGAAAGAGTTTGATGCAAtgcttttatcatttttaacttttcaaaaaaatgatattttaaaattaaaaaaccaagATGATCTGtggaaaaaatttcaaaatgttttctcgACAATTTCAGGTTTAGTGAC ATATGAAGAAATATtcaaagattattttttcagtGGATTGCAAGAACTGGTAGAAGATAATGTACAGTTTGTAGAAGTTCGTGCATTGTTACCACCACTCTACTTTTTAAATGGTACAACCACTAAAGGCGGTGAAGAAACCTTAGAAACATACATTAAGGTTGCAAACGAATTTATATCTGAACATTCAGATCATTTCTTTGCAGCTAAATATATTTACTCTGTGCGTCGCTTTCTACCAAAAgaaacaatcaaacaaaatgttttggaTGCGATTGATATGGTTGAGCGATATCCGAATCACTTGATAGGATTTGATCTAGTAGGACAAGAGGACACTGGAAGAtcattgttttattatattgaTGAACTTCTCATACCAAAACATCTTGGAAAACATCTGCCATACATCTTCCATGCTG GTGAAACAGATTGGGAAGGAAGATCTATTGACCAAAATCTCTTCGATGCCATTTTATTAAACACATCTCGTATTGGACATGGATACGCTATCACGAAACATCCAATATTACGAAAATAtacgaaagaaaaaaaggttgcAATTGAACTTTGTCCGATTTCTAATCAA aTACTTGGTCTAGTTTCTGATTTACGAGATCATCCAGCTGCTGATCTTCTTAGTGATAACCAGCCAATCACAGTTAGTCCCGATGATCCAGCCATCTGGCAAGCTTCTGGAGTCTCGTTTGATTTATATCAAGTGTTTATGGCTATGACACCTGCACATGCTGGTCTACAAGTTTTAAAGAAGTTGGCTTTGAATTCTATCAg CTATAGCAGTGTTAATGAATCGGAGAAGTATTTGTTAATGGAAATGTGGAAGCGAAGATGGGAAGTCTTTCTCGACGATATTATACTGGAGTACCGACTATGA